Within the Leptogranulimonas caecicola genome, the region TAGACGCGGCAGCTCACGCCCTCCAAAGCGGCGTAGTTGAGCCCGCCCAGCTGACGCACGCGCAGGGTGCCGTCATCCTCGATGCCGGAGATGGCCATGCCGATGGTATCCAGATGCGCTCCCAAGCATACGGTGCGGGAGCGGTCCTTGCCTGCCACTCGCACATAGAAGGTATGTTTGCGGTCATGGAAGCCATGATATCCCATGGCTTCCACCAGCTCCTCCATCACCGGCTGCATGAGCTTGTAGTAGCCCACCGGCGAGTCGCAGGCGATGAGCTTGGCCATAGTCTCAAGCAGATAGTCTTTGTCGGCTTCAAAAATCACAGCGGATCCCCCATCTCTCACTAGCCGGGTCTTCATCTAACCCAAAGCCTTTTTACAAAGCCTGTTGTGCAAAACGCCTGCCCAGTGCCTCCAGCACGTCCACCATGGCGCAAAGATCGTGCACCGGCACAAACTCCAGCGGGCCATGGGCATTGTAATAACCGCTGGATATATTGGGGCAAGGAAGGCCCCTGAAGGTGAGCTGCGAGCCATCGGTACCGCCGCGCATGGCGATGACATGAGGTGTCACCCCGCAGTCCTCATAGGCTTGAAGCATCACGTCTACAAGCTCAGGGGTCTTCTCGATCTCTTCTCCCATATTGCGGTAGACATCCTCGAAGGCAAGCTTGAGGGTGCCTTCTCCAAAGAGCTCGTCGATATAGGCGGCTGCTGCCTCCATCTGATGCTTTCTCTTCTCAAACTTGGCCGGGTCATGGTCGCGCACCCCATAGGTCGCCTGGGCTTGCTCGACATTCCCCTGGCAAGAGACCAGCAAGAAGAAGCCCTCGCGCCCCTCGGTATACTCTGGGCGCTCAGGAGCGGGCAAAAGCCTATGAAACGCCATGAGCACCTCCAGAGCGTTCACCAGGCGGCCCTTGGCCGTTCCCGGATGCACCGAGCACCCGGTCGCAGTCACTGTAGCCGTAGCCGCATTGAATGTCTCGTATGCGCATTCTCCAAGCGGACCTGCGTCCAGAGTATAGCCATAGGCAGCCCCGAAGGAATCCAAGTCAAGAAGGGCTGCGCCATGGCCGATCTCCTCATCGGGCACAAACGCCACCGCCAACGGCGGATGCGGAATGTCTGGATGCTCCTTGAGCCTCTCCAGATACCCAAAGATCTCAGCGACGCCTGCTTTGTCGTCGCCTCCTAGAAGGGAGGTGCCGTCGCTGGTGACGATCTCCTGGCCGACAAACGCCTCCAACTCCGGGTTGAACTCAGATGTGAGCTGGATTTTCTTGCCTTCCTGCTTGCAGAGCACCAAAGGCTTTCCCTCATAGAGGCGCAACTGAGGATGGACCGGATCGCCTTTAGCTTGCCAGGCGGTGTCCAGATGGGCGATCAGGCCCAGGCAAGGGGCCTGCTCAAGGCCAAGGCTCGAGGGCCAGTGGGCGATGACGTAGGCGTGGTCGTCCCGACACACATCAAGCGCGCCTAGTGCCAAAAGGTCTTCTTCGAGCACCTGGGCCATGATGTGCTGGGAGGAAGTCGAGGGCACCTTGTCTGAGGAAGCGGGATTTGATTGCGATGGAATAGCGCAATACCGCATAAAACGCTCTGTTATGTCCTCAGCCATAAAGGCGCGCCCCTTTCGAAGAAGGTTACAGCTCCAAATATCATTATGGTCGCCTTGAGCTGAACGGTCGCTGACTCCCCCACTTTGTCACCTCGATGAAATGAGCGTTTCTTATGAGTTGCATCATTGACTTGTAATTGGAAGCTCCCTAAAAAGAATAAAAATCCTTCAATGAGGTAGGTTTATAGGGATCCCTGTTGACTGTTAACGGCACGAAAGAGCGGCAGATCGGATCGTGCCTCAGATCAATGGACCACTGTGGCTTTGAAAGGAGCCTTATGTCTCTTACTACTACTCGTCGAGGCTTCATCAAGGGCGGCGCCGGTCTCTCGTTGGCTGCGGCAGCCAGTCTTTATATGGCTGGATGCTCCGGCCCCGCAGGCGAAGGCAAGGTGCTTCGCTATGGCTGCGCCAATCCCAAGGTGTCGCTGGACTTGCAAACCAACACTTCCAATGAGATTGGCGTGGCAGAGTCCATCTGCGAGCCCCTCATTCGCTTCAACGAGAAGCTCGAGATGGAGCCGGTGTTGCTCACCAAGATGCCGGAAATCTCTGCGGATGGCCTCACCTATACCTTTGAGCTCAAAGACAAGCTTCCGGTCCATGATGGCTCCAACCTCACCGCCAATGACGTGAAGTTCACCTTCACCCGCATGTTCTTGCCTTCTACCAAAAACCCCTCCACCAACGTCTATGACACCATCGTGGGCGCCAAAGACGTCATGGATGGCAAGACGGAGGAGCTTGCGGGCCTTACCGTCCAAGACGACACCCACTTCACCATAGTGCTGGAGAGCGTCCAGGCGATCTTCCTGCCCATGCTCACCGAGTTTTACGCCCTCATCTACCCCGAGGCCGCCTGCAAAGCCGCCGGCGACTCCTGGGGGACCGGCACCAATTTTGTGGGCACCGGCCCCTTCAAGCTCACTGCCGAGAGTCCTACAGGCCTCACCTTGGAGACCTTCGCCGACTACCACGGCGGCCCTGCCAAGATCGACGGTATCGAAGTGAGCTATGTAGACGATCCCAACACTTTGGTAATGAACTACAAAGCCGGACAGATCGATCTGTGCAACCTCGCCCCTTCCCTCTACGACCAGTATGTAGACGACGAGGAAGTGGCTGGCTCCATCGTGGCCTACACCCCTGCCAGCACTCGCTTTGTGAACCTCAACCTTCATGAGGACATGTTTAAGGATCCTCGCGTTCGACAGGCCCTCTCCTTGGCCATCAATCGCGACGAATTGGTAAACACCGTGCTCCAAGGCGCCTCCACTGCCTGCTCGCAGTTTTGCGCGCCTGGCGAGGAGGGCCATGACGACTCGCTTGAGACCCTTGCCTTCGATCCCGATAAGGCCAAAGCGTTGCTAGCTGATGCCGGCGTGTCAAACCTGGCCTTTGACTTTCCTGTACGCTCTCGCGACGAAGTGGTGGCCACTGCCCTGCAGGAGTATTGGCGAAACATTGGCGTCACCGCCAACATATCCATCATGGATGACGGCATGTGGGTTGACCAGCGCGCTGCCGGCGCCCTCCCCTGCACCCTCATCACTTGGACTACCCTCTGCTGGATTGGCGCCGAGCACATGCGCTCGTTCTTCTACTCATCCAAGGCTTCCCAGCGAAGCTCGTTCTACGATTCTCCCACCTTTGATTCGCTGGTGGATGAGGCTGAGGCCACCATGGACGCCGCCAAGCGCACCGATCTTACGCTGCAGGCAGACAACCAGTTGGTAAACGTCGACTTTGGCACCATTCCTGTGGACTGGCCTCAGACCCCTTATCTTAAAGATGAGGACTTCTCTGGCATCTACCGCGTCTACGACTTCAAGTTCACCAATCAGCTGGCCTAGAAGTCCAGCTCCACTACCCAGATACAGCTACAGGGGCCTTTCCTTTGAGGGAAAAGGCCCCTGTTTTTATGGATGGGTTTCTCGGCAAGCCTCATGGGTGCTTCTGAAGAAGCTTGAGGACAATGTCTTAGAGCTGGGCGGCCTCTGCAGAGTTGATGGCCACGGGTTCCTTTTGGTCGGGGGCAAGGCCCTTGTCGAAGAGGTGGCAGGCGACAATATGGCCGGGCTCGGCCTCGAGCTCTTGGGGCTCTTGGGTGAGGCATACCTTCATGCACTGAGGACAGCGGGTATGGAAGCAGCAGCCCTTAGGAGGATTGGCAGGGCTTGGCACGTCACCCTGAAGGATGCGCTTATCTTGGATGCGACCAGGTCCGATTTTGGGAACCACGTCGAGGAGCGCCTGGGTATAGGGATGGAGCGGTTTTGCAAAAAGCTGGTCTTTGGAGGCCTTTTCCATCATATGGCCCAGATACATGACCATGACGTTGTCGGAGATGTGCTTTACCACCGAGAGATCATGGGAGATGAAGATGTAAGCCAAGCCCAGGCGGTCTTGGAGCTCCTCAAGCAAGTTGATAACTTTGGCTTGGACGGAGACGTCCAAGGCTGAGACAGGCTCGTCGCAGATGACGATCTCGGGCTCTAGGACAATGGCACGGGCAATGCCGATGCGCTGGCGCTGGCCGCCAGAAAACTCGTGGGGATAGCGGGAGCGATAGGAAAGGTCGAGGCCCACCGCCTCCATGATCTCGTCCACGCGGCGGTTCCGCTCCTCTTTGGTCTTGTAGGTCTTGGCGATGTCGATGGGCTCGGCAATGATGTCTGCCACCGTCATGCGAGGATTCAAAGAGCTATAGGGGTCCTGGAAGATGAGCTTGAGCTTTTTGCGAGCTTCTGTGAGCTCATTGCCTTTAAGCTGGGTGAACTCCTGGCCATCCAGCATCACAGAGCCAGAGGTGGGCTCGGTGAGACGCAAGACGCACTTGCCGCAAGTGGATTTGCCGCAGCCGGATTCGCCCACAATGGCGAAGGTCTCGCCACGATGAACGTCGAAGGAAACGTTTTCCAATGCGTGGACTACAGACTCAGAAGTGCCAAAGACGCCCTTCTTGATGGGATAGTGCTTGGTCAAGCCGCGCACTTTTAGAACTATGTCTTTCTCGTCAAAGGAAGCCATGGCTTTTTACGCCTCCTTCCAGGCATCGGTATACATCCAACAAGCTACCTGGTGGTTCTCGTCGCCCTCAACCGGAGTGAAGCGGGGGCACTGTTTGGTGCAGATGCCTTTGGCATGAGGGCAGCGAGGATGGAAGAGACATCCCGAAGGAAGGTCTGAGAGCATAGGCACATTGCCAGGTATGGCATAGAGCTCGCCACTAGAGGACTCCATAGAGGGAATGGAGTCGATGAGGCCTTGGGTATAGGGATGCGCCGGATGCTTGAAGAGCACTGGGGAACGGGTGTATTCCACTTGGCGGCCTGCATACATGACCAAAACCCAATCAGCCATCTCGGAGACTACACCCATGTCATGGGTGATGAGCATGACGGCAGTGTTTGTCTCCTCGCGCATCTTGTCGATGAGCTGGAGCACCTGGGCCTGAATGGTGACGTCCAAAGCGGTGGTGGGCTCGTCGCAGATGAGCATGGCAGGGCTGCAAGCGAGAGCCATAGCGATCATGATGCGCTGGCGCATGCCGCCAGAGAGCTCAAAGGGATAGCTGTGGGCGACCTTCTCGGGAGCAGGAATGCCCACGAATTTGATCATCTCAAGAGCGCGCTCATCAGCCTCTTGCTTGGACATCTCCTTGTTGTGCACCAGGAGTCCCTCGGCGATCTGCTTGCCACAGAGCATCACGGGGTTAAGCGAGGTCATAGGCTCTTGGAAGATCATGGAGATGGCGTTGCCGCGATAGCTGCGCATCTGCTCTTCGCTGAGCTGCACCAAGTCAGTGCCCTCAAAGCGTATGGCGCCGCCCACGATCTTTGCAGGAGGCTTGGGAATGAGATTCATGATGGAGAGGGCGGTCATGGATTTGCCGCAACCAGACTCCCCCACCACGGCTAACGTCTCTCCACGGCGCATCACAAAGGAGAGGTTCTGGATGCAGGGAAGCTCGCCTGCATCGGTGAAAAGAGTGACGCAGAGGTCATTCACCTCTAAGAGGTTCTCGCCCTGCGCGCCTCGCAAAGTGCTTTCTGCCACAGATCCTCCCTCCTTAGGAACGCAGCTTGGGGTCAAGGGCGTCACGCATGGCGTCGCCCAACAGATTGAAAGCCATTACCGTGATGATGATGGCAATACCAGGAATCACAGAGAAATAGGTAGAACTTTGAATATAAGGCTGAGAAGCGCTAATCATCTGACCCCAGCTGGACATGGGAGGCTGCACGCCCAAACCCAGGAAGGAAAGGGATGCCTCGCTCATAATGGCACCGGGAATGCCCAAGGTAGCCATAACGATGATGGTTGAAACGCAGTTGGGCAGCAGATGGCGCATGATAATACGCAGAGGCTTTCCTCCAGAGATGATGCACGCCTGGATATACTCTGACCCCTTGAGGCGCTTAACGTCTCCACGCACCAATCGTGCCATAGAAGTCCAGCCCAAAAGCCCCAGTGCTACATAGAGGTTGGCAAGGCCCGGGCCCATAACGAACATGACAATAATGGCGAAGAGCAGGAAGGGGAAGCTGGAAAAGACTTGGATGATAAAGGAGATCACCGAGTCGACTTTGCCACCAAAGTAACCTGCAGCCACACCGGCGAAGAAGCCGATGGCCAATGCCAGAAGCTGAGAGACCACGCCTACAGAAAGAGATACGCGGCATCCGTAGATCACACGGGAGAACAGATCGCGCCCGTAATTGTCGGTGCCAAACCAGTGCTCCGCCGAGGGCGGCTGCAACATGGCTTGGAGGTTTTGGGTGTCTGGATCATAGGGTGCCAGAAGCGGGGCGCAGAGGGCAATGAGCACCAGCAGGCATACCACCACGAGGCATACCATGCCCAGCTTGTCCTTACGGAAGATATTCCAGGAGACGGCCCAGTAGTTTTGAGCGACTTTCTTCTTTTTGCCGTGGGCCTCTGCCTTGAGAGAGGCGTCTAGGTTTTGGCGCGAGATTTCTGCGGAAAGCTTCTCGGCTTTTTGACGCTTGGTCTCAGGCACCCGATCGATATCGGGGTTAGCGTCATCAAGCATCTCAGGATAGCTTTCGCTATTGATGGGATTGGTCTCAGAGTTATAGCCATCGAACGAGCTGGGGGGCACGGCGACACCGTTATCCTCTAGCACTTCTTTATCTATGGCCTCTTCGAACTTCTTTGGATCATTGACGCTCATCAGTTTGCTCCCTCCTCTCCCAGACGAATGCGGGGATCGACCACGGCATAGAGCACGTCTACTACGAAATAGACCACCACGCAGATAAGGGCGATGTACATCACGCCGCCCTGAATGAGAGGAAGGTCGCGAGCATTGATGGCATCCAGCATCATCTTGCCCATGCCCGGCATCGAGAAGATAGACTCGATGAGTATAGAGCCAGTGAAGATATCGCCGAGCTGGGTGCCGGCAATGGTAATGATGGGAATCAATGCGTTGCGCATGGCATGGCGGATCACGATGACCCAGTAGGCCAGACCTTTGGCCTCCGCCGTCCTCATGAAGTCTTGGGAGAGCACCTCCAGCATGGAGGTGCGGGTCACGCGAGCGATGGATGCCGCATAGCGCACTCCCAATGCCACTGTGGGTAGCACAAAGTAGACAGGCGTTTTGATGCCTGAGAGCGGGAACAGGTGTAGATGCAGGGCAAAGATGATCTGCAAAATGATGGCCACCCAAAACACCGGCGCCGAGATGCCAAAGATGGAAAGGCTCATGAGGGTTTTATCCACCCAGGTACCGCGTTTGGCAGCAGACACCACGCCTATAATGAGGCCCAACACAAGGGCGAACACATAGGCAGCAAGTGCCAGGGCTGCCGTCACTTGGAAAGCCTGGCCCATAAGCATGCCCACAGGTTTGCGCTGGGTATAGGAGCTTCCAAAATCTCCGGTGAGCATTCCTCCAAGCCAGGAGAAGTACTGCTCCACTACGGGACGATCAAGACCCATATTATGACGTACAGTCTCGATGGTAGCCTCGTCCGCCATATCGCCCATCATGATGCGCACTGGGTCGCCAGGCACAATGTTGAGCATAAAGAAGGTAATGGCGGAGATGCACAGGATAATGCCAATGGCCTGCAGCAGGCGCTTGACCAAGTAATCCCGCATGGTTCTCCTTCCCCCATGGAAAACAAGCCGGGCGCCGAAACCTGTGGGATCGGCACCCGGCCTGCAACGTTGGAGCTCAGACCTCAGCCCTTATCATTTTGGCCTTACTGCTCAGCATCCATATCGATATCACGGAAGTGATAGATCAGATTACCAAGCTTAGCATTCTTTACATTGGGTTTGGTCACAAACATGAGCTGCGGGTAGAACAGCGGCAAGCAAGCGTAATCGGTACGAGACATGATGTTGTCAGCCTCGCGATAGAGCTCTGCGCGGTGCTCCTCGTCAGCAGAGCGA harbors:
- a CDS encoding ABC transporter permease, which produces MSVNDPKKFEEAIDKEVLEDNGVAVPPSSFDGYNSETNPINSESYPEMLDDANPDIDRVPETKRQKAEKLSAEISRQNLDASLKAEAHGKKKKVAQNYWAVSWNIFRKDKLGMVCLVVVCLLVLIALCAPLLAPYDPDTQNLQAMLQPPSAEHWFGTDNYGRDLFSRVIYGCRVSLSVGVVSQLLALAIGFFAGVAAGYFGGKVDSVISFIIQVFSSFPFLLFAIIVMFVMGPGLANLYVALGLLGWTSMARLVRGDVKRLKGSEYIQACIISGGKPLRIIMRHLLPNCVSTIIVMATLGIPGAIMSEASLSFLGLGVQPPMSSWGQMISASQPYIQSSTYFSVIPGIAIIITVMAFNLLGDAMRDALDPKLRS
- the pepT gene encoding peptidase T: MAEDITERFMRYCAIPSQSNPASSDKVPSTSSQHIMAQVLEEDLLALGALDVCRDDHAYVIAHWPSSLGLEQAPCLGLIAHLDTAWQAKGDPVHPQLRLYEGKPLVLCKQEGKKIQLTSEFNPELEAFVGQEIVTSDGTSLLGGDDKAGVAEIFGYLERLKEHPDIPHPPLAVAFVPDEEIGHGAALLDLDSFGAAYGYTLDAGPLGECAYETFNAATATVTATGCSVHPGTAKGRLVNALEVLMAFHRLLPAPERPEYTEGREGFFLLVSCQGNVEQAQATYGVRDHDPAKFEKRKHQMEAAAAYIDELFGEGTLKLAFEDVYRNMGEEIEKTPELVDVMLQAYEDCGVTPHVIAMRGGTDGSQLTFRGLPCPNISSGYYNAHGPLEFVPVHDLCAMVDVLEALGRRFAQQAL
- a CDS encoding ABC transporter ATP-binding protein; amino-acid sequence: MAESTLRGAQGENLLEVNDLCVTLFTDAGELPCIQNLSFVMRRGETLAVVGESGCGKSMTALSIMNLIPKPPAKIVGGAIRFEGTDLVQLSEEQMRSYRGNAISMIFQEPMTSLNPVMLCGKQIAEGLLVHNKEMSKQEADERALEMIKFVGIPAPEKVAHSYPFELSGGMRQRIMIAMALACSPAMLICDEPTTALDVTIQAQVLQLIDKMREETNTAVMLITHDMGVVSEMADWVLVMYAGRQVEYTRSPVLFKHPAHPYTQGLIDSIPSMESSSGELYAIPGNVPMLSDLPSGCLFHPRCPHAKGICTKQCPRFTPVEGDENHQVACWMYTDAWKEA
- a CDS encoding ABC transporter permease is translated as MRDYLVKRLLQAIGIILCISAITFFMLNIVPGDPVRIMMGDMADEATIETVRHNMGLDRPVVEQYFSWLGGMLTGDFGSSYTQRKPVGMLMGQAFQVTAALALAAYVFALVLGLIIGVVSAAKRGTWVDKTLMSLSIFGISAPVFWVAIILQIIFALHLHLFPLSGIKTPVYFVLPTVALGVRYAASIARVTRTSMLEVLSQDFMRTAEAKGLAYWVIVIRHAMRNALIPIITIAGTQLGDIFTGSILIESIFSMPGMGKMMLDAINARDLPLIQGGVMYIALICVVVYFVVDVLYAVVDPRIRLGEEGAN
- a CDS encoding ABC transporter substrate-binding protein translates to MSLTTTRRGFIKGGAGLSLAAAASLYMAGCSGPAGEGKVLRYGCANPKVSLDLQTNTSNEIGVAESICEPLIRFNEKLEMEPVLLTKMPEISADGLTYTFELKDKLPVHDGSNLTANDVKFTFTRMFLPSTKNPSTNVYDTIVGAKDVMDGKTEELAGLTVQDDTHFTIVLESVQAIFLPMLTEFYALIYPEAACKAAGDSWGTGTNFVGTGPFKLTAESPTGLTLETFADYHGGPAKIDGIEVSYVDDPNTLVMNYKAGQIDLCNLAPSLYDQYVDDEEVAGSIVAYTPASTRFVNLNLHEDMFKDPRVRQALSLAINRDELVNTVLQGASTACSQFCAPGEEGHDDSLETLAFDPDKAKALLADAGVSNLAFDFPVRSRDEVVATALQEYWRNIGVTANISIMDDGMWVDQRAAGALPCTLITWTTLCWIGAEHMRSFFYSSKASQRSSFYDSPTFDSLVDEAEATMDAAKRTDLTLQADNQLVNVDFGTIPVDWPQTPYLKDEDFSGIYRVYDFKFTNQLA
- a CDS encoding ABC transporter ATP-binding protein; this encodes MASFDEKDIVLKVRGLTKHYPIKKGVFGTSESVVHALENVSFDVHRGETFAIVGESGCGKSTCGKCVLRLTEPTSGSVMLDGQEFTQLKGNELTEARKKLKLIFQDPYSSLNPRMTVADIIAEPIDIAKTYKTKEERNRRVDEIMEAVGLDLSYRSRYPHEFSGGQRQRIGIARAIVLEPEIVICDEPVSALDVSVQAKVINLLEELQDRLGLAYIFISHDLSVVKHISDNVMVMYLGHMMEKASKDQLFAKPLHPYTQALLDVVPKIGPGRIQDKRILQGDVPSPANPPKGCCFHTRCPQCMKVCLTQEPQELEAEPGHIVACHLFDKGLAPDQKEPVAINSAEAAQL